The following are encoded together in the Lepidochelys kempii isolate rLepKem1 chromosome 7, rLepKem1.hap2, whole genome shotgun sequence genome:
- the LOC140915288 gene encoding uncharacterized protein, with translation MQSSSAQVTMMESQNHKRAPAWTEREVRDLIAVWGEESVLSELRSSFRNAKTFVKISQGMKDRGHNRDPKQCRVKLKELRQAYQKTREANSRSGSEPQTCRFYDELHAILGGSATTTPAVLFDSFNGDGGNTEAGFGDEEDDDEEEEVVDSSQQASGETGFPDSQELFLTLDLEPVPPEPTQGCLLDPAGGEGTSAACVSMITGSSPSQRLVKLRKKKKRTRDEMFSELMLSSHTDRAQTNAWRQIM, from the exons atgcagagctcatcagcacaggtgaccatgatggagtcccagaatcacaaaagagctccagcatggaccgaacgggaggtacgggatctgatcgctgtttggggagaggaatccgtgctatcagaactccgttccagttttcgaaatgccaaaacctttgtgaaaatctcccagggcatgaaggacagaggccataaccgggacccgaagcagtgccgcgtgaaactgaaggagctgaggcaagcctaccagaaaaccagagaggcgaacagccgctctgggtcagagccccaaacatgccgcttctatgatgagctgcatgccattttagggggttcagccaccactaccccagccgtgttgtttgactccttcaatggagatggaggcaatacggaagcaggttttggggacgaagaagatgatgatgaggaggaggaggttgtagatagctcacagcaagcaagcggagaaaccggttttcccgacagccaggaactgtttctcaccctagacctggagccagtaccccccgaacccacccaaggctgcctcctggacccagcaggcggagaagggacctctg ctgcatgtgtttcaatgatcacaggatcttctccttcccagaggctagtgaagcttagaaagaaaaaaaaacgcactcgcgatgaaatgttctccgagctcatgctgtcctcccacactgacagagcacagacgaatgcgtggaggcaaataatgtag